The sequence GTGGTTTTTGAGAAAAAGCAATTTGTGAATCGTAAAGTGCCACAAACACTTGAAATTGAAAATGCTTGTACctttcaatgtattttttttttttcagacttttttGGACAGGTGGACAGCCGGCGCATGGTAGGAAAGCTCTCTAGCCGTGGAGTGTGATTTGTATCAGCGTCTCCACGGTAGGTGGTAGTTATTTGACTATCCCGTTGTGGTCCGGTTTGTGTCTGCTTCTTTACCTCTCCATCCATTGCCTTACCAGTACTTTTCTCACTCAGGTGGAGAACCAGTACCAACCCATTCTTGACACGACCTGGACTCAAGACAGCGGACAACATGTGAGCGCAAAGCAGTGTGAAGAGCCACAACCTTGCCGAGACCTCTGATGCTTCATTTGCGTTTATtaataagtatatattttttcttgaccTTTCCAGACTTTTTTGGACAGGTGGACAGCCGGCGCATGGTAGGAAAGCTCTCTAGCCGTGGAGTGTGATTTGTATCAGCGTCTCCACGGTAGGTGGTAGTTATTTGACTATCCCGTTGAGGTCCGGTTTGTGTCTGCTTCTTTACCTCTCCATCCAATGCCTTACCAGTACTTTTCTCACTCAGGTGGAGAACCAGTACCAACCCATTCTTGACACGACCTGGACTCAAGACAGCGGACAACATGTGAGCGCACAGCAGTGTGAAGAGCCACAACCTTGCCGAGACCTCTGATGCTTCATTTGCGTTTATTAataagtatattttttttcttgacctTTCCAGACTTTTTTGGACAGGTGGACAGCCGGCGCATGGTAGGAAAGCTCTCTAGCCGTGGAGTGTGATTTGTATCAGCGTCTCCACGGTAGGTGGTAGTTATTTGACTATCCCGTTGTGGTCCGGTTTGTGTCTGCTTCTTTACCTCTCCATCCATTGCCTTACCAGTACTTTTCTCACTCAGGTGGAGAACCAGTACCAACCCATTCTTGACACGACCTGGACTCAAGACAGCGGACAACATGTGAGCGCAAAGCAGTGTGAAGAGCCACAACCTTGCCGAGACCTCTGATGCTTCATTTGCGTTTATtaataagtatatattttttcttgaccTTTCCAGACTTTTTTGGACAGGTGGACAGCCGGCGCATGGTAGGAAAGCTCTCTAGCCGTGGAGTGTGATTTGTATCAGCGTCTCCATGGTAGGTGGTAGTTATTGGACTATCCCGTTGAGGTCCGGTTTGTGTCTGCTTCTTTACCTCTCCATCCAATGCCTTACCAGTACTTTTCTCACTCAGGTGGAGAACCAGTACCAACCCATTCTTGACACGACCTGGACTCAAGACAGCGGACAACATGTGAGCGCACAGCAGTGTGAAGAGCCACAACCTTGCCGAGACCTCTGATGCTTCATTTGCGTTTATtaataagtatatattttttcttgaccTTTCCAGACTTTTTTGGACAGGTGGACAGCCGGCGCATGGTAGGAAAGCTCTCTAGCCGTGGAGTGTGATTTGTATCAGCGTCTCCACGGTAGGTGGTAGTTATTTGACTATCCCGTTGAGGTCCGGTTTGTGTCTGCTTCTTTACCTCTCCATCCAATGCCTTACCAGTACTTTTCTCACTCAGGTGGAGAACCAGTACCAACCCATTCTTGACACGACCTGGACTCAAGACAGCGGACAACATGTGAGCGCACAGCAGTGTGAAGAGCCACAACCTTGCCGAGACCTCTGATGCTTCATTTGCGTTTATTAataagtatattttttttcttgacctTTCAAGACTTTTTTGGACAGGTGGACAGCCGGCGCATGGTAGGAAAGCTCTCTAGCCGTGGAGTGTGATTTGTATCAGCGTCTCCACGGTAGGTGGTAGTTATTTGACTATCCCGTTGAGGTACGGTTTGTGTCTGCTTCTTTACCTCTCCATCCAATGCCTTACCAGTACTTTTCTCACTCAGGTGGAGAACCAGTACCACCCAATTCTTGACACCACCTGGACTCAAGACAGCGGACAACATGTGAGCGCACAGCAGTGTGAAGAGCCCCAACCTTGCAGAGACCTCTGATGCTTTTTTTACAACTTACATTTGCTGTAACCATGTCAGGAACTAAAAATTTTTTGTATGATATGTATAAATCATGGATCTCAAACTCATGGCCCTCCAGATGTTACAAAACTCCAACTCTCATCATTCCCTGATAGCTGTAGTATGCCCAGGcaagatgggagttgtagttttgcaacagctggagggccacgagTTTGACATCCCTGGTATATATCAAGTAATATTtgcaaaataaattatatataaatatctaaTAAGTTTTTGGAcagatttatataaatatatatatttggaagggaaaatattttcttttaaaaaaataaaatttatatgtGAATGTCCAAAAAAATTGTGTGAGGATTGGTCAAGGCTATGAGGGGATATGGAGGAggccttgttaaaaaaaaaaatatatatatatttatatatagttctaaatttttattttaaattttgttTGGATGCACAAGTGTATACAGGTAGTATGACTTAGGTCTCTTTAAAAAGAACGTTTTTATGGTTCTGTTTACAGGCCTTTTACTTGCTTATGTAGACGGTCTGTATATCCAAATGAATTGTTTTAATGGGTCAGTGAAAGATACCGACAGCACTacatgtgctgtcagcatccgtctCTGTTACGAGTCCCTTCAAAAATAATGCAACTTGTCCTCTTCTTGGCAGTTTTGAGTACAAGAATATGTCTGTTCATTATGGGCTGAGCCTTCAGCCAATAGTGGAAGGCACACAggcagcatccgtgttttgcgtatctgaAAATAGGCGAGCGTGAAGAACCAAACGTTCATTTGAAAGAGCCCAAGTTttcattttaaaaataattttatgaaatgtatttatttgtatagTAAATACTTTGTAACAATGGTGACATGTTTTATGCTGTTTCATTATCTTTCGACAATCGTGTTCAAGTGTTAttatataataaataacaatattCAAGTAAAAGTTAGTTTATTGTCATAAAATAagatttatttaatattttttgggaGAAAAAGGGAAAATAGACACAGAAAAAAATCTCTATAAGAAACATTGTCGTCGCTGTTAGTCCTAGTTTACAAGTAGGTGTGTGCCCCATTGTCATACGGGCGGATCCATTAAAGTAAATCTATCCGCTGCAAGTATAGGACGAAACCCCCCTGAACCAGTAAGGTAGTGCTTCCAAGGTGTCCCGTTCCGCATCCATGATGAGAGCAGAGGTCTAACGACGACCCAAATGTTGCAAATAGAGTCTCATTTGCGTGTACTACAACATAATTCGTTGGTGAATtttggacaaataaaaaaatcaaggAACCAGTATacacgtaacaggtcagccacTGTAATAGGTTCAATTatgatgacagatgccctttatctACTCCATGGCAAGATACTCCGCTGGCTCTTCTCTAAACATCAGAAACCCACAATAATCCTGCTCTGGGTCAGGGAAAACTTTTCTTATGACGGAAACAGCACAAGAAGGAATTGGTCTTCTTTTGGCCACGCCAAGATAGCCATGTATCCACGATGTGAACCCACGATAAGCTGTTTTTCTGAGTAACCTATAATGAAATAGTAAATActttaaaattatatttttaaacaAATTATCAGGTTTACATAGAATTGAATAGAAACTGAAAAGCCAAATTCTGGTTTCTGAATCAATTCAATAATCTGTTGAACCATCCTTTATAAACATTTACTAACCTGTTCAAATCTTTGTCCGGGGGTGGATGCAACACTTGACCTATTGACCTCATCGACACCTCCACTTTTCCTCGATCTTGACAAAATTGATGAAAGTAGTCATGTTCGATTATACATCCCATTTCTTCTAAATAAGGTTCAATATTTGAGACTTCTTGGCAGCATATTGATTCGACTGGCGTTGGCATTGGTTCACAATTGTTACAAGTACACCATAGCTTATTTCCaagtctgtagtctgactcttcaATTTCAACGTTGTCCTCCGAGTTTGAGGGTCTAGTGGGGTTTTCAGGAAAACAGGGTTCTGAATTGTCAGGACAACCATATTTTTCTTGGAGACGCTTTTTTATCCATTCCAACTAGACatgacaaaaaaataatcagaATTATCAAATAAATTCTAGTCAAAATTAAAATGCAAATGTAAtaagttttttactttttcagCTCTTGTTGTTGACGCACTCGATGATACTTGATGCGAGTCACTATCCATTCTTATACCTgttttaacaaaataaaaaatttgagatTTTGATAATTAAAATAgtattcatggtattcatttgaaGGGTACATAATTCCATGTAATAAGGTGTGAGTAACAGTTATAATGAGATGGTCGATGGGGGTGCTATTTCGGACAATGCCTCTACTGTCCGATATATATATTATGACCATCTACAAAACAGTGGCGGAGAGTAAGGATAACCCCCAtcaatattattgccatagggtgggggggggggatcacccccatcattattattgtcataggggtggggagggggtaacccccatcaatattattgccataggggggggggataacccccatcattattattgccataaggtggggggggggatcacccccatcattattattgccataggggaggggggtgaatcccccccatcatgctcgttgtcataggggaggggtgataacccccatcattattattgccataggggggggggggtcacccacatcattagtattgccatagggtgggggggggggggggatcacccccatcattattattgccataggggaggggggataacccccatcattattattgccataggggtggggggatcacccccatcattattattgccataggggtggggagggggtaacccccatcaatattattgccataggggaggggggataacccccatcattattattgccataggggaggggggataacccccatcattattattggcaaaaggggggggatcacccccatcattagtattgccatagggtggggggggggtgaatcccccccatcatgctcgttgtcataggggaggggggataacccccatcattattattgccataggggggggATCATccccatcattagtattgccatatggtggggggggggaatcacccccatcattattattgccatagggtggggggggggatcacccccatcattattattgccataggggaggggggataacccccatcattattattgccataggggtggggggatcacccccatcattattattgccataggggtggggggatcacccccatcattattattgccataggggtggggagggggtaacccccatcaatattattgccataggggaggggggataacccccatcattattattgccataggggaggggggataacccccatcaatattattgccatagggtggggggggggatcacccccatcattattatcgccataggggtggggagggggtAACCCCCATCaacattattgccataggggggggggataacccccatcattattattgccataaggTGGGGGggagatcacccccatcattattattgccataggggaggagggtgaatcccccccatcatgctcgttgtcataggggaggggggataacccccatcattattattgccataggggtggGGGGATCACCCacatcattagtattgccatagggtgggggggatcacccccatcattagtattgccataggggtggggggatcacccccatcattattattgccataggggtggggggatcacccccatcattattattgccataggggtggggggatcacccccatcattattattgccataggggtggggagggggtaacccccatcaatattattgccagggggggggggggaatcacccccatcattagtattgccatagggtggggatcacccccatcattattattgccatagggtgggggggtgaatcccccccccccccatcatgctcgttgttaTAGGGGAGGCAGGacaacccccatcatgctcgtttgtctaggggggggggatcacccccatcattagtatTACCATAGGGTgggaaggggggtgatcacccccatcattagtattgccatagggtgggagggggttgatcacccccatcattattattgccatagggtggggggggatcacccccatcattattattgacaTAGGGTGGGAGGgtgaatccccccccccatcatgctcgttgtcataggggagggaggacaacccccatcatgctcgtttgtctagggggggggggggggggtgatcacccccatcattagtattgccatagggtgggaggggggtgatcacccccatcattagtattgccatagggtggggggtgatcacccccatcattagtattgccatagggtggggggtgatcacccccatcattagtattgccatagggtgggaggggggtgatcacccccatcattagtattgccatagggtggggggggggggatcacccccatcattattattgacatagggtgggggggtgaatcccccccatcatgctcgttgtcataggggagggaggacaacccccatcatgctcgtttgtCTAGGGGGGTACATATGAACAACTTTGCTCGTTGTCTAGGGGTGTTTGACAAACTTACCTACGGGATCcgggtgctgctgctgccgtctgcGATGCTCACCGAGGAATGCAAGCTGACGCCGGCTCCGGATAGACGAAATCGCTCCAGTTCTCTGAAGtctcgcgagaactggagcgtcttctccctggctaagagcggagcgcgctgattggatgcgctccgtgccagggagaagatGTAAAGGCACGCCGAGAAGAACTTTTAAAGCCAGCCCATTTGAGGCTAGCTCATTAACATAAACGGCGGGAATTATTCCGGGGAGCATAGCGGACAAACGGGGGCCCAGTATGAAAAGAAAATGAACGATCAAGAAATCATGGGGGCATGTAAGTAAAGCTATGGTcttagtttgaattttttttttaggtgaaaggtcctctttaacatgtatagcttggaagaaagacgagacagaggggatatgagagaaacttttaaatacataaagggaatcgacaaggtaaaagaggagagaatatttaaaagaagaaaaactgctacaagaggacatagttttaaattagaggggcaaaggtttaaaagtaatatcaggaagtattactttactgagagagtagtggatgcatggaatagccttcctgcagaagtggtagctgcaaatacagtgaaggagtttaagcctgcatgggataggcataaggccatccttcatataagatagggacaggggctatccatagtattcagtatattggacagactagatgggccaaatggttcttatctgccgacacattctatgttactATACACCATGCTCATATTCTCTTGGTGATTCAAACCCATCCCTGTCTAGGGAAAACTCCTCCTTTTGCTCTTCTGTGAGTTTTGATAGCATTCACTAACCTTGTAAATGcataaacaaaaaggaaaatgcGTCAACAAGACTTATtagttaaatcaagtttttttgtgaaacttatttttttttagaactttggattctttttttttttgttactatatttaaaaaaaggttCCTAAAAATCATGCCGTTTTCATGCTTGCCACAAGACCTAGAGCAGcttcatgggccatagacacaatggacttgAGGGGACATCCTTGACTTGGGAGAGTTTCTAGACTTGTTTTGTGACTTGAGCAGAGGTCTGGAGGGGggtagataaggctactttcacactcgcgttttgggcggatcagtcatggatctgcaaaaacggatctgttacaataatacaactacaTACATcagtcatgaacagatccgtttgtattatctgtaacataaccaagacggatccgtcatgaactccattgaaagtcaatgggaaactgATCCATTATCTAtagtgccagattgtgtccgagaaaacgtctcagtttcgtcaagcggtcagcaaaacgctgcaggcagcgttttggtgtccgcctccagagtggaatggagactgatcggaggcaaactgatgcattctgagtggatccttttctattcagaatgcattagggtaaaactgatctgttttggaccgcttgtgagagctcatgacagatctca is a genomic window of Bufo bufo chromosome 1, aBufBuf1.1, whole genome shotgun sequence containing:
- the LOC120985681 gene encoding P2X purinoceptor 7-like, translated to MDSDSHQVSSSASTTRAEKLEWIKKRLQEKYGCPDNSEPCFPENPTRPSNSEDNVEIEESDYRLGNKLWCTCNNCEPMPTPVESICCQEVSNIEPYLEEMGCIIEHDYFHQFCQDRGKVEVSMRSIGQVLHPPPDKDLNRLLRKTAYRGFTSWIHGYLGVAKRRPIPSCAVSVIRKVFPDPEQDYCGFLMFREEPAEYLAME